A single genomic interval of Sinorhizobium meliloti harbors:
- a CDS encoding DUF6895 family protein has protein sequence MTFKQVKPLAELALVLWALAAGPVRENERSAWVGRSTRSLGTAMTALAALHPWTAHEPKTEWLMLFPIFERTTGCRFADQAALHSALAASGNSLNIAFARDMAGLEDCRPAVHRELSMLMSNWQQGLGQSTLYRLTHLVFFATHFGRRSGYWPAEQQRFLADVLAPCAEARLARGDYDIAVELLVAMAWTGLARTPAFSSGTLSLAELALVQGSIPTDRSVPREGGAFEHRYHATLMTLLALAEAASFSGD, from the coding sequence GTGACCTTCAAACAAGTTAAGCCACTTGCGGAACTGGCTCTCGTGCTGTGGGCGCTAGCGGCCGGACCGGTCAGGGAAAACGAACGAAGTGCGTGGGTCGGCCGAAGCACAAGAAGTCTCGGGACGGCCATGACGGCCCTTGCTGCCCTCCATCCTTGGACGGCCCACGAGCCGAAAACGGAATGGCTCATGCTTTTCCCGATTTTCGAGCGAACGACCGGCTGCCGGTTCGCAGATCAAGCCGCTCTTCACAGCGCCTTGGCCGCAAGCGGCAACTCGCTCAATATCGCCTTCGCCCGCGACATGGCGGGCCTTGAGGATTGCCGACCTGCGGTTCATCGCGAACTCAGTATGCTGATGAGTAACTGGCAACAAGGTCTGGGCCAGTCGACACTCTACAGGCTCACGCATCTCGTCTTCTTCGCCACGCATTTCGGCAGGAGGAGTGGGTATTGGCCGGCCGAACAGCAGCGCTTTCTGGCCGATGTTCTCGCGCCTTGCGCCGAGGCACGTCTGGCACGCGGCGACTATGACATCGCCGTCGAGCTCCTCGTCGCGATGGCATGGACCGGACTTGCACGAACACCGGCTTTCTCAAGCGGCACTCTGTCATTGGCGGAGTTGGCCTTGGTACAGGGCAGCATTCCGACGGACCGGAGTGTGCCACGGGAAGGGGGAGCATTCGAGCATCGATATCATGCCACACTCATGACTCTCCTGGCCCTTGCGGAAGCGGCCTCGTTCTCCGGAGACTAG